A window of Haliscomenobacter hydrossis DSM 1100 contains these coding sequences:
- a CDS encoding carbohydrate binding family 9 domain-containing protein, protein MNLFRLCTSTLLLLCFHSLFSQKKNAAFEYHIHRADGTIKIDGGADDPAWSKAEMVSDFYMVLPMDTSKAKVRTEVRMLYDEQNMYLLAVCYEKLPGPYMVESLRRDFNFGRNDNFLLFIDPFDDLTNGFTFGSNAEGAQWDGLLFEGGSANLSWDNKWTSEVKAEDDKWTFEMAVPFKTLRYKSGISRWGINFSRLDLKTTEKSSWTPVPRQFPTASLAYTGVLVWDEPPPPAGANFSVIPYALVNTSKDYTGNKPGSTTGDVGVDAKIAITSALNLDLTVNPDFSQVEVDRQQTNLDRFELFFPERRQFFLENGDLFTNVGYANIRPFFSRRIGLNTPIQYGARLSGKLNKNWRIGLMDMQTNADEQGTPRQNFAVLALQRQIFARSNITALAINKETLDFETVSDPSKIKRYNRNLGFEYNLLSANNIWKGKLLYLKSFAPGVDNKDQVLAANLQYSARRWTYAFQYENVGKDYRAEVGYVPRTGYQFINAQAGYLFFPKSKLLINHGPLLMYNQYLNPASQQTEFTHVLMYRFNFQNTRQLTVWTARDYVKLLAPFDPTNFSGFNLATGTEHHWGSFGGDFTSKPQNIFTYTATFRYGGYFADGRRLRLGGDISYRLQPIAAIAMSVNYNRIEFDDAAVLPEQLKDTDWNFWLIGPRIDLTLTNKLFFTNFIQFNNQNKNVNLNLRVQWRYSPASDFFIVYTDNYYSEGLKIRNRALVAKLTYWWNG, encoded by the coding sequence ATGAACCTTTTTCGCCTCTGCACAAGCACACTACTGCTGCTTTGTTTTCATTCACTTTTTTCCCAGAAGAAAAATGCTGCGTTTGAATACCATATTCACCGCGCCGATGGCACCATCAAAATAGATGGTGGTGCCGACGATCCCGCCTGGAGTAAGGCCGAGATGGTATCCGATTTTTACATGGTTTTGCCCATGGATACCAGTAAAGCCAAAGTGCGCACCGAAGTACGCATGCTTTACGACGAGCAAAACATGTACCTCCTGGCGGTATGTTACGAAAAACTGCCTGGCCCATACATGGTGGAATCCTTGCGCCGGGACTTCAATTTTGGTCGCAACGATAACTTTCTGCTTTTCATCGATCCTTTTGACGACCTCACCAATGGCTTCACCTTTGGTTCCAACGCTGAAGGAGCGCAATGGGACGGTTTGTTGTTTGAAGGGGGCAGTGCCAACTTGAGTTGGGACAACAAATGGACCTCGGAGGTAAAAGCCGAAGATGACAAGTGGACTTTTGAAATGGCGGTGCCTTTTAAAACCCTGCGCTACAAAAGTGGCATCTCACGGTGGGGCATAAATTTTAGCCGACTAGACCTGAAGACCACCGAAAAGTCATCATGGACACCCGTGCCCCGGCAATTTCCCACCGCATCTTTGGCCTACACCGGCGTTTTGGTTTGGGATGAACCACCACCACCTGCCGGAGCCAATTTTTCGGTGATTCCTTACGCCCTGGTCAATACCTCCAAGGATTATACGGGCAACAAACCCGGCAGCACCACCGGAGATGTGGGGGTAGATGCCAAAATTGCCATTACTTCAGCCTTGAATCTCGATTTGACGGTCAATCCCGATTTTTCACAAGTGGAAGTAGACCGCCAACAAACCAACCTGGATCGTTTTGAGTTGTTTTTCCCGGAACGACGCCAGTTCTTTTTGGAGAATGGCGACTTGTTTACCAACGTAGGCTACGCCAACATCCGGCCTTTTTTTTCCCGACGCATCGGCTTGAATACGCCCATCCAATACGGCGCTCGCTTGAGTGGAAAATTGAATAAAAACTGGCGGATTGGCCTGATGGACATGCAAACCAACGCCGATGAGCAGGGTACACCTCGCCAGAATTTTGCAGTACTGGCCTTACAACGTCAGATTTTTGCCCGTTCCAACATCACTGCACTGGCCATCAACAAAGAAACCCTGGACTTTGAAACCGTAAGCGATCCCAGCAAAATCAAGCGTTACAACCGCAACCTGGGTTTTGAATACAACCTGCTGTCAGCCAACAATATTTGGAAAGGAAAACTGCTTTATCTCAAGTCTTTTGCGCCGGGAGTTGACAACAAAGACCAGGTGCTCGCTGCCAATTTGCAGTACAGTGCCCGCCGTTGGACTTACGCTTTTCAATATGAAAATGTGGGTAAGGATTATCGCGCTGAAGTGGGTTACGTCCCTCGAACGGGCTACCAATTCATCAATGCCCAGGCGGGTTACCTGTTTTTTCCCAAATCAAAACTGTTGATCAATCACGGGCCGCTGTTGATGTACAACCAGTATTTGAATCCGGCTTCGCAGCAAACCGAGTTTACCCACGTTTTGATGTATCGCTTCAATTTTCAAAATACTCGGCAACTGACGGTCTGGACAGCACGGGACTACGTCAAACTGCTTGCTCCTTTTGACCCGACCAATTTTTCAGGGTTTAACCTCGCGACGGGTACTGAACACCACTGGGGCTCTTTTGGCGGGGACTTCACCTCAAAGCCACAAAATATCTTTACGTATACCGCTACTTTTCGGTATGGAGGCTACTTCGCCGATGGGCGTCGTTTGCGCTTGGGAGGGGACATCAGTTATCGCTTGCAGCCCATTGCGGCCATTGCCATGAGCGTCAATTACAACCGCATTGAATTTGATGATGCAGCCGTGTTGCCCGAACAACTCAAGGATACGGATTGGAATTTTTGGCTGATTGGCCCGCGCATCGACCTTACCTTGACGAATAAATTGTTCTTCACCAACTTCATTCAATTCAACAACCAGAACAAAAACGTCAACCTTAACCTGCGGGTGCAGTGGCGCTACAGTCCAGCTTCAGACTTTTTCATTGTGTATACTGATAATTATTATTCCGAAGGGTTAAAAATCAGGAATCGCGCCTTGGTGGCCAAATTGACTTATTGGTGGAATGGATGA
- a CDS encoding Uma2 family endonuclease gives MLLASEERQLASILESPSAPLLANRLIAALEDEKRRRQEFYRDIDDDMKVEFINGEIIVHSPVKKEHTDATGFLYKILDTYVRIKELGYVGYEKVMIALTRNDYEPDVLFFGTEKAAGFKKGHWKYPAPDFAVEVLSDSTTHRDRGIKFNDYAAHGVAEYWIIDPEDETIEQYFLLEEQYKLHLKISEGIIRSNVVEGFAIEVRAVFEEKANLAELRRILMDDM, from the coding sequence ATGCTCCTGGCATCTGAAGAACGTCAACTTGCTTCAATATTGGAAAGCCCTAGCGCACCGCTATTGGCCAACCGACTCATCGCAGCATTGGAGGACGAAAAAAGAAGACGGCAGGAGTTTTACCGGGATATTGATGACGACATGAAAGTGGAGTTCATCAATGGAGAAATCATTGTACATTCTCCGGTAAAAAAAGAGCATACGGATGCAACCGGCTTTTTGTATAAGATTCTTGATACTTACGTACGGATCAAAGAATTAGGCTACGTAGGTTACGAAAAAGTCATGATCGCCCTCACCCGCAACGACTATGAACCAGATGTGCTTTTTTTCGGCACAGAAAAAGCTGCGGGATTTAAAAAAGGACATTGGAAGTATCCTGCGCCTGATTTTGCAGTTGAGGTTCTATCCGATAGCACCACGCACCGCGACCGAGGTATCAAATTCAACGATTATGCGGCTCATGGTGTAGCAGAATACTGGATCATTGATCCCGAAGATGAAACCATTGAGCAATATTTTTTGCTGGAGGAACAATACAAATTGCACCTCAAGATCAGTGAAGGAATCATCCGTAGCAATGTAGTAGAAGGGTTCGCAATTGAAGTTAGAGCGGTATTTGAGGAGAAGGCGAATTTGGCGGAGTTGCGCCGGATATTGATGGATGATATGTAA
- a CDS encoding LytR/AlgR family response regulator transcription factor translates to MILSISYPDRNLRLIAIPLWGFIYRNIGEVASFGQLLKDPQYYLDVGVAILVTFLIWELNRFFIFRFDQKYSWIEQTFPRALTQGVTCFGLSSLIVLMVTFVYNTYLAQRHPLFNIEIVFMTDIPMACMFLLVMHLLYTGMWLRVYHLRVVEGLQERINSLENTTILNTNTSTGRALRSLLVNQGKAQVPLNLEEIAYLSVAGDLCVIRNMQGQSFTIDQTLEQLEESLPSSEFFRLNRQIIAHRQAIRKVEADGSGRLLLQLSPVFSEEVSVSRKKAGVFKNWMVGSSK, encoded by the coding sequence ATGATTTTATCGATTTCCTATCCTGACCGCAACCTGCGTTTGATTGCCATTCCCTTGTGGGGATTCATCTACCGCAACATTGGCGAGGTGGCTTCTTTTGGCCAATTGTTGAAGGATCCTCAGTACTATCTGGATGTGGGCGTAGCCATTTTGGTTACCTTTTTGATTTGGGAACTCAACCGTTTTTTTATCTTTCGTTTTGACCAAAAATACTCCTGGATAGAGCAGACTTTTCCCCGCGCATTGACCCAAGGCGTTACTTGTTTTGGTCTCTCCAGTTTGATTGTCTTGATGGTTACTTTTGTCTATAATACCTATCTGGCTCAACGGCATCCGCTGTTCAACATCGAGATCGTTTTTATGACGGACATCCCCATGGCGTGTATGTTTTTGTTGGTGATGCACCTGTTGTACACGGGGATGTGGCTGCGGGTTTATCACCTGCGGGTTGTGGAGGGGTTGCAAGAGCGAATCAACAGTTTGGAAAATACTACAATCCTTAATACCAATACCTCTACGGGGCGTGCCTTGCGTAGTTTATTGGTCAATCAGGGCAAAGCCCAGGTGCCTTTGAACCTGGAAGAAATTGCTTACCTCAGTGTGGCGGGGGATTTATGCGTGATCCGCAACATGCAAGGGCAATCTTTTACCATCGATCAAACTTTGGAACAACTGGAAGAAAGTTTGCCCAGTAGTGAATTTTTTCGCCTCAATCGACAAATAATTGCCCATCGCCAAGCCATTCGGAAGGTGGAAGCGGATGGTTCCGGGCGCTTGCTTTTGCAGCTGAGTCCAGTTTTTTCGGAAGAGGTCAGTGTGAGCAGGAAAAAAGCGGGGGTATTCAAGAATTGGATGGTCGGAAGCAGTAAGTAA
- a CDS encoding YgaP family membrane protein produces the protein MKKNMGNTDRIVRLILAAVFGYLFFSGTVVGVLGYVLVALGAIFILTSFISFCPLYTLVGMSTCPVKQS, from the coding sequence ATGAAAAAGAACATGGGAAATACGGACAGAATCGTTCGTCTGATTTTAGCAGCAGTATTTGGCTATTTGTTTTTCTCAGGTACTGTTGTCGGGGTATTGGGGTATGTACTGGTTGCCTTGGGTGCTATTTTTATCCTGACCAGTTTCATCAGTTTTTGCCCGCTTTACACCTTGGTGGGTATGTCCACCTGCCCGGTGAAACAATCGTAA
- a CDS encoding efflux RND transporter permease subunit — protein sequence MNMSSLSIDRPVMATVISIVIVLFGYIGFRSLGLREYPSVDPPIVSVSTSYTGAAADVIESQITEPLEESINGIAGIRSLSSTCSDGRSNIRVEFELGIDLEAAANDVREKVSQAQRLLPPDADPPIVAKSDANSNPIMSITVQSNRRNLMQLSEFANNVMKERIQTIPGISNIRIWGEKRYAIRIKMDPTKLTAYSLTPLDVRNALQRQNLELPSGRIEGYRTELTIRTEGRLFTPEEFSNIVLREAAGATILLSDVADVDLEAQNTRSILRGNNVIPMVGVAITPLPGANYIDIADRVYDRVNEIKKDLPKDIILDYAFDGTTSIRKAITEVEETLILAFGLVVLVIFLFLRNWRTTLIPVIAIPISLLGAFFIMYVFNFSINILTLLGIVLATGLVVDDAIVVMENIYRRIEDGQKPHEAAHEGSKEIYFAIISTSITLIIVFLPIVFLQGLTGRLFREFGVTVAGSILISMIVSLTLTPMMCARFLKHQKHGFIYNYTERFFVGMTNLYNRTLKGFMRFRGVSWLITVLAAFGIYTLLQVIPTELAPMEDKSNLRIQMTAPEGTSYEMMDRYVLEVLKMVDTLPEKRAIIAVTAPGFSGSGASNSGFVSINLKQPEDRVRTQDELAKYLMPKISQLNYARSLVTQEQTISTDRRSGGLPVQFVIQAPNFDDLKRVLPKFMEEAAKNPAFAITDLDLKFNKPELRLEIDRERARKLNLNVRDIAETLQLYYAGQRYGYFIKDSKQYEVIGEAARIYRDDPRDLASLYVRNSLGELIPMSNVVKLIEQSSPPQLFRFNRYLSATVSAGLNPGYTIGQGIEAMEEIGRNVLDESFQTTLTGTSKDFKESSGGVMFAFILALALVYLTLAAQFESFFDPLIIMFTVPLALVGALLTLWWFGHTLNIFSQIGIIVLVGIVTKNGILIVEFANQKMEEGMDAYEAAIESATLRLRPILMTSIATILGVLPIALALGAASTSRIPMGVAIIGGLSFSLILTLYVIPAIYTFFNRKKSVKHESIAVAE from the coding sequence ATGAATATGTCATCTTTGAGCATCGACCGTCCGGTAATGGCGACGGTGATCTCCATAGTTATTGTCCTTTTCGGTTACATTGGATTTCGTTCGCTGGGTTTGCGCGAGTACCCCAGCGTTGACCCTCCGATTGTATCCGTTTCTACGAGTTATACAGGCGCAGCCGCAGACGTGATTGAATCCCAAATCACCGAACCGTTGGAAGAAAGTATCAATGGTATTGCCGGGATTCGTTCCCTTTCCAGTACTTGTTCGGATGGACGAAGCAACATTCGGGTGGAATTTGAATTGGGCATCGACCTCGAAGCCGCGGCCAATGACGTCCGGGAAAAAGTATCCCAAGCCCAGCGCTTGCTGCCTCCCGATGCCGATCCACCCATCGTGGCCAAATCGGATGCCAACTCCAACCCGATCATGTCCATCACGGTACAGAGCAATCGCCGCAACCTGATGCAGTTGAGCGAGTTTGCCAACAACGTGATGAAAGAGCGCATCCAAACCATTCCGGGTATCTCCAATATCCGTATTTGGGGTGAAAAACGGTACGCGATCCGCATCAAAATGGATCCAACCAAACTCACCGCCTATAGTTTGACGCCACTTGACGTGCGCAATGCCCTACAACGCCAAAATTTGGAGTTGCCCTCTGGTCGGATCGAAGGTTACCGCACCGAGTTGACCATTCGTACCGAAGGACGCCTTTTTACACCAGAAGAATTTTCCAATATCGTACTGCGTGAAGCGGCGGGTGCGACCATTTTGTTGAGCGATGTAGCTGACGTGGATTTGGAAGCACAAAATACCCGTTCCATCCTGCGGGGCAACAACGTCATTCCCATGGTGGGGGTGGCCATTACGCCACTACCCGGAGCCAACTACATTGATATTGCGGATCGGGTATACGACCGGGTGAATGAAATTAAAAAAGATTTACCCAAAGACATCATCCTGGATTATGCCTTTGATGGTACGACCAGTATCCGCAAAGCAATCACGGAGGTGGAAGAAACCCTGATCCTGGCCTTTGGCCTGGTGGTATTGGTGATCTTTTTGTTCTTGCGCAACTGGCGGACTACCCTGATTCCGGTTATTGCCATTCCGATCTCATTGCTGGGCGCTTTTTTCATCATGTACGTGTTTAATTTTTCCATCAATATTTTGACCCTGTTGGGGATTGTATTGGCTACCGGTCTGGTAGTGGATGACGCCATCGTGGTCATGGAAAACATTTACCGGCGAATTGAAGATGGGCAAAAGCCTCATGAAGCGGCGCATGAGGGTTCTAAAGAGATTTACTTCGCCATCATTTCCACTTCAATTACCCTCATCATTGTATTTCTGCCCATTGTATTTTTGCAGGGGCTTACCGGGCGTTTGTTCCGGGAATTTGGCGTCACCGTAGCGGGTTCGATTCTCATCTCGATGATTGTTTCGCTTACGCTCACCCCAATGATGTGCGCGCGCTTCTTAAAGCATCAAAAGCACGGGTTCATTTACAATTATACCGAACGTTTTTTTGTGGGAATGACCAATTTGTACAACCGTACTTTGAAAGGCTTTATGCGATTCCGGGGGGTTTCCTGGCTGATTACCGTTTTGGCTGCATTTGGCATTTATACGCTACTGCAAGTAATTCCTACTGAGCTGGCACCAATGGAAGACAAAAGTAATCTTCGCATTCAAATGACTGCTCCGGAGGGTACTTCCTACGAAATGATGGACCGCTATGTATTGGAAGTCCTCAAAATGGTAGACACCCTTCCCGAAAAACGTGCAATCATCGCCGTCACTGCGCCAGGATTTAGTGGATCAGGTGCTTCCAATTCCGGTTTTGTGAGCATCAACCTCAAGCAACCAGAGGATCGCGTCCGTACCCAGGATGAATTGGCCAAATACCTGATGCCAAAAATTTCCCAACTGAATTATGCCCGCTCGCTCGTTACGCAGGAACAAACCATTTCTACCGACCGCAGATCGGGTGGCTTGCCGGTGCAGTTTGTAATCCAGGCGCCCAATTTTGATGATTTGAAGCGGGTCTTGCCCAAATTTATGGAAGAAGCGGCTAAAAATCCTGCTTTTGCCATCACGGATTTGGACCTGAAGTTCAACAAACCCGAATTGCGTTTGGAAATTGATCGTGAACGCGCCCGGAAACTCAACTTGAACGTACGCGACATTGCCGAGACCCTCCAGTTGTACTATGCGGGGCAACGTTATGGCTATTTTATCAAAGACAGCAAACAGTATGAGGTCATTGGTGAAGCAGCCCGTATTTACCGCGATGACCCACGTGATTTGGCCTCTTTGTATGTACGTAATTCACTGGGCGAGCTGATTCCGATGAGCAACGTCGTAAAGCTGATTGAACAATCCAGCCCACCACAGTTGTTCCGCTTCAATCGCTATTTGTCAGCTACGGTTTCGGCGGGTTTGAACCCCGGCTATACCATCGGGCAAGGGATTGAAGCCATGGAAGAAATCGGCAGAAATGTATTGGATGAATCTTTCCAAACCACTTTGACCGGTACCTCAAAAGACTTCAAAGAAAGCTCCGGAGGGGTCATGTTTGCCTTCATTTTGGCCTTGGCGCTGGTTTACCTCACCCTGGCGGCTCAGTTTGAAAGTTTCTTTGACCCATTGATCATCATGTTTACCGTGCCTTTGGCATTGGTTGGAGCTTTATTGACCCTCTGGTGGTTTGGCCATACCCTCAACATTTTTAGCCAGATTGGCATCATCGTTTTGGTGGGCATTGTTACCAAAAACGGGATCTTGATTGTGGAATTTGCCAATCAAAAAATGGAGGAAGGTATGGATGCTTACGAAGCAGCCATCGAATCGGCTACCTTGCGTTTGCGCCCCATCCTGATGACCAGTATCGCCACCATTCTGGGGGTTTTGCCCATTGCCCTGGCTTTGGGTGCGGCTTCAACCAGCCGGATTCCCATGGGCGTAGCCATCATTGGCGGTTTAAGTTTTTCGTTGATCCTCACGCTTTATGTGATCCCAGCGATTTACACCTTTTTCAATCGGAAAAAATCAGTTAAGCATGAATCGATCGCAGTTGCTGAATAA
- a CDS encoding efflux RND transporter periplasmic adaptor subunit: protein MKYVSSLLCLVLVGIVLTSCGGKKSETPMAGAGPGGKPGGPVPPTPVDYMIVNAQVLENTLFTTGNLVPNEQVDIRPERAGRMTKLLFKEGGLVQKGALLAELDREELEAQFAKFKVSEAYNERELKRAKDLLAIDGISQEDYDRIGLTLDQTRADIRITQVALDKTRIRAPFSGKLGLRQLSEGAYVSPSDVLVALQQTNPIKLEFEVPERFSRDLRPGQRVRFNVEGIGQNFIADIYALSNEVNAGTRTLTARARCANPNGLLKPGNFAKVQVITSQNNAAVLVPTDAVIPILNGQQVLMIKDGKVKMQSVVIGQRLQTAMAILEGLAPGDTIVLTGLLALKEGMPVIPTKLIESPNPSGL, encoded by the coding sequence ATGAAGTACGTTTCATCCCTGCTCTGTCTGGTTCTTGTCGGTATTGTATTGACTTCCTGTGGTGGAAAAAAATCGGAAACCCCGATGGCCGGAGCTGGCCCTGGTGGCAAACCTGGTGGCCCCGTTCCACCCACTCCGGTAGACTACATGATTGTGAATGCCCAAGTACTGGAAAACACCTTGTTCACTACGGGTAATTTGGTGCCCAACGAACAGGTCGACATTCGCCCCGAGCGCGCCGGGCGTATGACCAAGTTGCTCTTCAAAGAAGGAGGCTTGGTTCAAAAAGGTGCACTCCTGGCCGAATTGGACCGCGAAGAGCTGGAAGCCCAGTTCGCTAAATTCAAAGTCAGTGAAGCCTACAATGAGCGCGAACTCAAGCGCGCCAAAGACTTGCTGGCCATTGACGGGATTTCTCAGGAAGATTACGACCGCATTGGCCTGACCCTGGATCAAACCCGTGCCGATATTCGCATTACCCAGGTTGCACTGGATAAAACCCGCATCCGCGCACCTTTTAGTGGTAAATTAGGACTACGCCAGTTGAGTGAAGGTGCCTATGTGTCGCCCAGCGATGTGCTGGTTGCCTTGCAACAAACCAATCCAATCAAGCTGGAGTTTGAAGTACCCGAGCGTTTTTCACGGGATCTACGCCCCGGCCAACGGGTTCGGTTTAACGTAGAAGGCATCGGCCAAAATTTCATTGCGGACATTTACGCCCTGAGCAATGAAGTCAATGCCGGTACCCGGACCCTTACTGCCCGGGCACGCTGCGCCAATCCCAATGGACTCCTAAAACCGGGCAACTTTGCCAAAGTGCAAGTCATCACCAGTCAAAACAATGCTGCAGTTTTGGTGCCCACCGACGCGGTAATTCCGATCTTGAATGGACAACAAGTATTGATGATTAAAGATGGAAAGGTAAAAATGCAATCCGTCGTAATCGGCCAACGCTTACAAACTGCCATGGCAATTCTGGAAGGTTTGGCGCCTGGTGATACCATTGTGCTCACTGGTTTGTTGGCCCTGAAAGAAGGTATGCCCGTGATTCCAACCAAATTGATTGAATCTCCAAATCCGTCTGGCCTATGA
- a CDS encoding TolC family protein, giving the protein MNRSQLLNNICCLSLIIISTSSVFAQAPVLQVEDAVKLGLEKNFNVQIMRNQELIAANNNTPARAGMTPTVNTTGTVSYAINNTSQRFFTGETRSAPNAGTFNGRIGVEAVWNLYNGSRMYAIRDRLTTFEQQSRALTTAQMQALSADITLAYFNIVQLERTTSNLRYAVRLDRDLLNLVQAKKTIGSATGLELLQSRSRLTADSARLVQQEADIKRFYMGFNQLLNRPVEENFQVDTALSTQMVLTVDELLLNARQANPDVILSKLDQQLAMLNTKEIKGTFKPELDLTGAMNYSYQRNAVGFALSNRNFGPILGLTGRYTIYDGQLRKQNLTNAKIAEENAKLRQDELLYMLEAQIRTRYADYQSLKQLRDLEDANLKVTLDQANLARELYRLGKITNFEVRESTLLEVQARDRTIQAWFRLKQVEIELLNLAGMKMF; this is encoded by the coding sequence ATGAATCGATCGCAGTTGCTGAATAATATATGTTGTTTATCCCTGATCATCATCAGTACAAGCTCCGTTTTTGCCCAGGCGCCGGTACTACAAGTGGAGGATGCCGTAAAGTTGGGGCTTGAAAAAAACTTCAATGTCCAGATCATGCGCAATCAGGAACTGATTGCGGCCAACAACAATACCCCTGCCCGGGCAGGAATGACGCCAACCGTGAATACGACAGGAACGGTTTCTTATGCCATCAACAATACCTCGCAAAGGTTTTTCACCGGGGAAACGCGTAGTGCACCCAACGCCGGTACTTTCAACGGCCGGATTGGGGTAGAAGCCGTATGGAACCTGTACAACGGCTCCCGCATGTATGCCATTCGGGATCGACTGACCACGTTTGAACAGCAAAGTCGCGCACTGACTACGGCACAAATGCAGGCACTTTCTGCGGACATCACCCTGGCGTATTTCAATATTGTCCAATTGGAGCGCACGACCTCCAACCTACGCTATGCGGTGAGGCTGGATCGGGATTTACTCAATCTGGTGCAAGCCAAAAAGACCATTGGTAGTGCCACCGGACTTGAGTTGTTGCAGTCGCGTTCGCGCCTAACGGCAGACAGTGCGCGTTTGGTCCAGCAAGAAGCAGACATCAAGCGCTTCTACATGGGTTTTAACCAATTGCTGAACCGACCCGTTGAGGAAAATTTCCAGGTCGACACCGCCCTTTCTACCCAAATGGTACTCACGGTAGATGAGCTGTTGTTGAACGCCAGACAAGCCAACCCGGATGTAATCCTCAGCAAACTAGATCAACAATTAGCCATGCTCAACACCAAGGAAATCAAAGGCACTTTCAAACCAGAACTGGATCTTACTGGAGCGATGAACTATTCTTACCAGCGCAACGCGGTGGGTTTTGCCTTGTCTAACCGGAACTTTGGACCAATCCTGGGTCTAACCGGCAGGTACACCATTTACGATGGTCAATTGCGGAAGCAAAACCTGACCAATGCCAAAATTGCCGAGGAAAACGCCAAGTTGCGGCAGGATGAATTGTTGTACATGCTGGAAGCGCAAATTCGTACCCGCTACGCCGATTACCAATCGCTGAAGCAGTTACGTGATTTGGAAGATGCCAACTTAAAAGTAACTTTGGATCAAGCCAATCTGGCGCGCGAATTGTATCGGCTGGGTAAAATCACCAACTTCGAAGTGCGGGAATCTACCCTGCTGGAAGTACAGGCCCGGGATCGGACGATTCAGGCCTGGTTCCGCTTGAAACAAGTGGAAATTGAACTCCTGAATTTGGCGGGGATGAAAATGTTTTAG